A single genomic interval of Bacteroidota bacterium harbors:
- the tsaE gene encoding tRNA (adenosine(37)-N6)-threonylcarbamoyltransferase complex ATPase subunit type 1 TsaE — translation MKEVLELSLDEIGSLVKKISELLTERNIVLLQGDLGTGKTTLVKAISKQLGVDEVTDSPSFGLINEYGVGTQKLYHIDLYRLNSIEEFWSIGGSEYIEGDTPCFIEWPELIEDFIDKNMAIYVTINHLKENKRRYTLYIPENFN, via the coding sequence ATGAAGGAAGTCCTTGAACTAAGTTTGGATGAAATAGGTAGTTTAGTTAAGAAAATTTCAGAACTCTTGACGGAGCGCAATATTGTCTTACTTCAAGGTGACTTGGGAACGGGTAAAACCACCTTGGTTAAAGCTATATCTAAACAGCTTGGGGTTGATGAGGTAACAGACAGTCCAAGTTTTGGTTTGATAAATGAATATGGAGTAGGGACTCAAAAACTGTATCATATTGATTTATATAGGTTGAACTCTATTGAAGAGTTCTGGAGTATAGGAGGCTCGGAATATATTGAAGGGGATACTCCTTGTTTCATTGAGTGGCCCGAACTGATTGAGGATTTTATTGACAAAAACATGGCTATCTATGTTACAATCAATCATTTGAAAGAAAATAAAAGGCGCTATACTCTTTATATCCCTGAAAATTTTAATTAA
- a CDS encoding PglZ domain-containing protein, producing the protein MNPITILWADDEIDMLKPHILFLEKKGYQVITVNNGTDAVEAVIKQNPKVVFLDENMPGMSGLEALSRIKESYPEIPVVMITKSEEEQIMEEAIGSKIADYLIKPVNPNQIILSLKKLLESGRIKSEKTNLGYQRDFRNISMAMMDARKLNEWKDIYKKMVYWELEIQKAQDQSMKEVLESQMKEANRNFSDFIQKNYLDFLKQTGDDSPVMCHNLIRRKVLPHLESKVPVFFLLIDNLRYDQWKVISETIKTLFKVEHEGMSLSILPTTTQYCRNSIFSGLLPSEIEKRFPDKWSNDEDEGGRNLYESDFLADLLQRLRVNIKHSYTKVTNLDNGKAMVENIPNLFNNQLNVIVYNFIDTLSHARTDVSVMRELSEDEAAYRSLTDSWFKHSPLWEAIQRIAEKKVKLVIATDHGSVKVQEPVKIMGDRNTTTNLRYKQGKNLSYNPKEVFEIKKPEMAFLPKLHVSSGFVFCKGTDFFAYPNNYNHYVKYYRDTIQHGGISMEEMLVPLVSLSN; encoded by the coding sequence ATGAATCCGATTACAATTCTTTGGGCAGACGATGAGATTGATATGCTCAAGCCACATATCCTATTTTTAGAAAAAAAAGGCTATCAAGTGATTACAGTTAATAATGGTACTGATGCTGTTGAGGCTGTTATCAAACAAAATCCCAAAGTGGTTTTTTTGGATGAAAATATGCCGGGGATGTCCGGCTTGGAGGCTTTGTCACGCATCAAAGAATCTTATCCCGAAATTCCGGTTGTGATGATTACAAAGTCTGAAGAAGAACAAATTATGGAGGAGGCAATCGGTTCCAAAATTGCTGACTACCTCATCAAACCCGTAAACCCTAATCAAATTATTCTTTCTCTCAAAAAATTGCTTGAAAGCGGTAGAATCAAGTCCGAAAAAACCAATTTAGGTTATCAACGAGATTTTCGAAATATATCAATGGCGATGATGGATGCCCGCAAGCTTAACGAATGGAAGGATATTTACAAAAAAATGGTCTATTGGGAACTTGAAATTCAAAAGGCGCAAGATCAAAGCATGAAAGAGGTGCTGGAATCCCAAATGAAAGAAGCTAATCGTAATTTTTCTGATTTTATTCAAAAGAATTATCTGGATTTTTTAAAGCAAACGGGAGATGACAGCCCTGTGATGTGCCATAATCTTATCAGAAGAAAAGTGTTGCCACATTTGGAAAGTAAAGTACCTGTATTTTTTCTGTTGATAGACAATCTGCGTTATGACCAATGGAAAGTAATTTCCGAAACAATTAAAACTCTTTTCAAAGTAGAACACGAAGGGATGAGTTTGAGTATTCTGCCTACAACCACACAATATTGCAGAAACAGCATATTCAGTGGATTGTTGCCATCTGAGATTGAAAAACGATTTCCTGACAAATGGTCTAATGACGAGGACGAAGGAGGCAGAAATTTATATGAATCTGATTTTCTCGCAGACCTGCTGCAAAGACTCAGAGTTAATATTAAACACAGCTACACCAAAGTTACCAATCTTGACAACGGAAAAGCAATGGTTGAAAATATCCCTAATTTGTTTAACAATCAACTCAATGTGATAGTTTATAATTTTATTGATACACTTTCACACGCCAGGACAGATGTAAGTGTTATGAGGGAGTTGTCGGAAGATGAGGCAGCTTATCGCTCACTCACAGACAGTTGGTTCAAACATTCACCATTGTGGGAAGCCATTCAACGCATTGCTGAAAAGAAAGTCAAATTAGTGATTGCAACTGATCACGGTTCAGTAAAAGTGCAGGAACCCGTGAAAATAATGGGAGACAGAAATACTACTACTAACCTGCGCTACAAACAAGGCAAAAATCTGAGCTATAACCCCAAAGAGGTGTTTGAAATAAAGAAACCGGAGATGGCTTTTTTGCCAAAACTTCATGTAAGTTCCGGGTTCGTATTTTGTAAAGGAACAGATTTTTTTGCCTACCCCAATAACTATAATCACTATGTAAAATATTACCGCGACACCATACAACATGGAGGCATTAGCATGGAAGAAATGCTCGTTCCATTGGTTTCGTTGAGCAATTAA
- a CDS encoding Gfo/Idh/MocA family oxidoreductase: MNIQNRTVKFAVIGCGHIGKRHAEMVHRHPEAELVALCDIKDKSVLGIDQFETPFYASADEMLEQHPEIDVVSVCTPNGLHAHFGLKALSSQKNLVIEKPMSLSKADCEKMIFKALQMSKQVFCVMQNRYSPPSAWIKDLLERRVLGEIFMVQINCYWNRDERYYKPDTWKGDLELDGGTLFTQFSHFIDIMYWLFGDITNIKAKFQDFKHQQNTDFEDSGVVNFDFINGGMGCLNYSTAVWDKNLESSLTIIAENGTVKIGGQYMNEVEICNIKDYQMPELPEANPANDYGGYKGSANNHNLFYDNVIDTLKGRNVVTTNALEGLKVVEIIERIYQNNPFLKKRS; this comes from the coding sequence ATGAATATTCAAAATCGGACAGTTAAGTTTGCCGTTATTGGTTGCGGGCACATAGGGAAAAGACATGCAGAAATGGTACATCGTCATCCTGAAGCTGAATTAGTGGCTTTATGTGATATCAAAGACAAAAGTGTATTGGGAATTGACCAATTCGAAACACCTTTCTATGCTTCGGCAGACGAAATGTTAGAACAACATCCTGAGATTGATGTGGTTTCAGTTTGCACCCCCAATGGTTTGCATGCCCACTTTGGGTTGAAAGCACTTTCGTCCCAAAAAAATCTTGTCATTGAAAAACCTATGTCATTGAGCAAAGCTGATTGTGAAAAAATGATTTTCAAAGCCTTACAAATGTCCAAACAGGTTTTTTGTGTAATGCAAAATCGTTATTCTCCTCCTTCTGCCTGGATTAAAGATTTGTTGGAACGAAGAGTTTTAGGAGAGATTTTCATGGTGCAAATCAATTGTTATTGGAATCGCGATGAAAGATACTATAAGCCTGACACGTGGAAAGGAGATTTGGAATTGGACGGAGGAACACTGTTTACCCAATTTTCTCACTTTATTGATATTATGTATTGGCTTTTTGGTGATATAACCAATATCAAAGCAAAATTTCAAGATTTTAAACATCAACAAAACACGGATTTTGAGGACAGCGGTGTAGTCAACTTTGATTTCATCAATGGAGGTATGGGCTGTCTTAATTACTCAACTGCCGTCTGGGATAAGAACCTGGAATCATCCTTGACAATTATTGCAGAGAACGGAACTGTTAAGATTGGCGGTCAGTATATGAATGAAGTTGAAATATGCAATATTAAGGATTACCAAATGCCTGAGTTGCCGGAAGCTAACCCTGCCAATGATTATGGAGGGTACAAAGGCTCTGCAAACAATCACAACCTCTTTTATGACAATGTGATTGATACGCTCAAAGGTAGAAATGTAGTTACTACCAATGCACTCGAAGGGTTGAAAGTGGTTGAAATCATTGAAAGAATTTATCAGAATAATCCTTTTCTGAAAAAGAGAAGTTGA
- a CDS encoding ATP-binding cassette domain-containing protein, whose translation MFINEVIKIVKKSLTFLPPVLRPKVFKHATELSMLSLADFVGLAFLLPVLLLLLNTGKAHDYRLEMMPAWYQYVFLLIVLIFFLLKSLIAFYLQKKQVKLVAKIVSFVSAKNIEKFLNLPYEKRMETDTSLFSEKVYFQPLYLGQGIFVPLFTLFQELVVLIFIVIGMIAFYPYVSVGLMVILLVSGGVAYKWIRQRSISLGEKNIERRKKLFDSMAVNLSGMLDMKQSSAQDKFKESLSSKVLDLAMGELDTNSLRIIPFRVNELISVIGLIMLILYARLMNPTEDFIMMGSIFALALFRLIPAINRIQLNLVQIRLYSRHLNSSDYDNNKFIEEEMLPFAKEIELKNLSLMYSNSGTPILNKVNLNIPKGCIVVFTGESGVGKSSLMRIIAGQMKATEGELLVDGKVLKDNNLRSWQSQIALISQKPYVLKDGIVENVCFGSDSMPDLDKVKTALRQAGLEDFIEDCETRQIGEEGYRISEGQKQRLMLARAIYRRSSILLLDEITANLDSHNTQIIIQTVKTLKNAGHTIILTSHNQEVANIADLYCNFRDRQIFINEYSKSDS comes from the coding sequence ATGTTCATAAACGAAGTCATTAAAATAGTTAAAAAATCGTTGACTTTTCTGCCACCGGTGCTTAGACCTAAAGTGTTTAAACACGCGACTGAATTGTCAATGCTTTCTTTGGCTGACTTTGTAGGACTGGCTTTTTTGTTGCCGGTATTGCTTCTGTTGTTGAATACAGGAAAGGCGCACGATTATCGCTTAGAAATGATGCCGGCTTGGTATCAGTATGTTTTTCTTTTGATTGTGCTCATATTCTTTCTGCTCAAATCGTTAATAGCATTTTATCTGCAAAAGAAACAAGTCAAATTAGTCGCTAAAATTGTAAGTTTTGTTTCTGCTAAGAATATTGAAAAATTTTTGAACCTCCCTTATGAGAAAAGAATGGAAACTGATACTTCTCTGTTCTCAGAAAAAGTATATTTTCAACCCTTATATTTAGGACAAGGCATATTTGTACCGCTTTTTACCTTATTCCAAGAATTAGTAGTTCTGATTTTTATTGTAATCGGAATGATAGCCTTCTATCCTTATGTTTCTGTGGGTTTAATGGTTATATTGCTTGTGTCAGGGGGGGTTGCTTATAAGTGGATTCGACAAAGGAGTATTAGTTTAGGTGAAAAAAATATTGAAAGAAGAAAGAAGCTCTTTGACAGTATGGCAGTCAATCTGAGTGGGATGTTAGATATGAAACAAAGTAGTGCGCAAGACAAATTCAAGGAAAGTTTATCTTCCAAAGTTTTAGACCTTGCAATGGGGGAATTAGACACTAATTCATTGCGTATCATACCTTTTAGGGTAAATGAATTGATTTCGGTAATTGGTTTGATAATGTTGATTTTGTATGCACGATTGATGAATCCTACGGAGGATTTTATCATGATGGGGTCTATTTTTGCACTTGCTTTGTTTCGTTTGATTCCGGCAATTAACCGAATTCAGCTCAATTTGGTTCAAATTAGGTTGTATAGCAGACACCTCAACAGTTCAGATTATGATAACAATAAATTTATTGAGGAAGAAATGCTCCCATTTGCAAAAGAAATTGAGTTGAAAAACTTGAGTCTGATGTACAGTAATAGTGGAACCCCGATATTGAATAAAGTTAATTTGAACATACCCAAAGGCTGTATTGTGGTTTTTACCGGAGAGTCAGGAGTTGGTAAGTCGTCACTCATGCGCATTATTGCAGGGCAAATGAAGGCAACGGAAGGAGAGCTACTTGTGGATGGCAAAGTACTCAAAGACAATAATCTGCGCTCATGGCAAAGTCAGATTGCTTTGATTAGTCAAAAACCTTATGTGTTAAAAGATGGTATAGTTGAAAATGTATGCTTTGGGTCAGATAGTATGCCCGATTTGGACAAAGTCAAAACAGCATTGCGCCAAGCAGGTCTGGAAGATTTTATTGAGGATTGTGAAACACGTCAAATTGGAGAGGAAGGTTATAGAATCTCAGAAGGACAGAAACAAAGGTTGATGCTGGCGAGAGCTATATACAGGAGGAGTAGCATTCTGTTGTTGGATGAAATTACTGCTAATTTAGATTCACATAATACACAGATTATTATTCAAACTGTTAAAACACTCAAGAATGCAGGTCACACAATAATTCTTACTTCACATAACCAGGAAGTAGCTAATATTGCAGATCTATATTGTAACTTTAGAGATAGACAAATTTTTATCAATGAATATTCAAAATCGGACAGTTAA
- the gmk gene encoding guanylate kinase codes for MSTSGKVIIFSAPSGTGKSTVVNHLLQVFDNLEFSVSATTRKPRGKEVNGKEYYFLLENDFKQKLANNEFLEHEMVYEGLYYGTLWSEVKRIWNDGKTVVFDVDVMGGLNIKKQFGSNALAVFLKPPSIDVLMERLKKRSTEVEHELQERINKAHHELSYESKYDVVIVNDVLEDTFAKCEKLVRDFTSN; via the coding sequence ATGAGCACATCAGGCAAAGTCATTATTTTTTCGGCACCTTCCGGCACGGGTAAAAGCACAGTAGTAAATCATCTTTTACAAGTTTTTGACAATCTAGAATTTTCGGTTTCTGCAACCACTCGCAAGCCCAGAGGCAAAGAAGTCAATGGCAAAGAATATTATTTCTTATTAGAAAATGATTTTAAACAGAAACTGGCAAACAACGAATTTCTGGAACACGAAATGGTGTATGAAGGATTGTACTATGGTACATTATGGTCAGAGGTAAAAAGAATTTGGAATGATGGCAAAACCGTAGTTTTTGATGTAGATGTAATGGGAGGCTTGAATATCAAAAAACAATTTGGCTCCAATGCACTGGCAGTATTCCTAAAACCACCCAGTATTGATGTTTTAATGGAAAGGTTAAAAAAACGCAGTACCGAAGTCGAACATGAACTTCAAGAGCGTATTAACAAAGCCCATCACGAGCTTTCGTATGAAAGCAAATATGATGTTGTCATTGTCAATGATGTTTTGGAAGATACCTTTGCTAAGTGTGAAAAATTAGTGAGAGATTTTACCTCCAATTAA
- a CDS encoding methylmalonyl-CoA mutase family protein encodes MKEPEIYTPKHKIRIVTAASLFDGHDAAINIMRRIIQSTGAEVIHLGHDRSALEVVNTAIQEDADAISMTSYQGGHNEYFKYMYDLLKERGAGHIKIFGGGGGVILPKEIKDLMKYGIDRIYSPDDGRSMGLQGMINDLMQRVDKAYDTKPAVPSIDKIKKLLAKRDENTISRLISLAENNPKKFKEIYKAIASQSKIPVLGITGTGGAGKSSLVDEFVRRYLNDFPNKTIAIVSVDPSKRKTGGALLGDRIRMNSINDERVFMRSMATRQSNLSLSQHVDDAIEVLKSAHFDLIILETSGIGQSGSEITEHADVALYVMTPEYGAASQLEKIDMLDFADVIALNKFDKKGALDALRDVKKQFQRNHKLFHAKPEDMPVFGTIASQFNDPGMNNLYHSLITVIEKKTGAKFGSGVALTQESSEKVYIIPPNRTRYLSEITENNRNYNNTAKVQSGFAGRLYGLYQAVLSFGGDDLLTNPNYKGSDDILKKLVAQFHKEKKNLNPHNWDIIVQWAKKVQAFKDEYFVFQVRDKKIKIQTHTESLSHSQIPKIAVPRFSSWGDIVFWVLTENFPGEFPYAAGIYPFKREGEDPTRMFAGEGGPERTNKRFHYVSKGMPAKRLSTAFDSVTLYGRNPDLRPDIYGKIGNAGVSICCLDDAKKLYSGFDLANPKTSVSMTINGPAPMLLSFFMNAAIDQQCELYIKENGLEKEIKKKIEKLYKGYGQPIPQYQGELPEGNDGLGLMLLGVTGDQVLPKEVYGKIKAQTLAQVRGTVQADILKEDQAQNTCIFSTEFALRLMGDVQEYFIKKSIRNFYSVSISGYHIAEAGANPITQLAFTLSNGFTYVEYYLSRGMNIDDFGPNLSFFFSNGIDPEYAVIGRVARRIWAKAMKMKYGADPRSQMLKYHIQTSGRSLHAQEIDFNDIRTTLQALYAIYDNCNSLHTNAYDEAITTPTEESVRRAMAIQLIINRELGLAKNENPLQGSFIIEELTDLVEEAVYAEFDRITDRGGVLGAMETMYQRSTIQEESLYYERLKQTGEFPIIGVNTFLSSKGSPTVVPKEVIRATQEEKDYQIAMLENLHKRNEKLTGVALKKLQSAAIHNQNIFAELMEAGKICSLGQITDALFNVGGQYRRSM; translated from the coding sequence ATGAAAGAACCTGAAATATATACACCCAAACACAAAATTCGTATTGTTACTGCCGCATCTTTGTTCGATGGTCACGATGCTGCCATCAATATTATGCGTAGAATTATTCAATCAACAGGAGCCGAAGTGATTCATCTCGGACACGACAGGAGTGCGCTTGAGGTTGTGAATACTGCTATTCAAGAAGATGCTGATGCCATTTCAATGACGAGTTATCAAGGTGGTCATAATGAGTATTTTAAATACATGTATGACTTACTCAAAGAACGAGGCGCAGGACATATCAAAATATTTGGTGGTGGTGGTGGTGTTATTCTCCCTAAAGAAATCAAAGATTTGATGAAATATGGGATTGACAGAATCTATTCTCCGGATGACGGTAGAAGCATGGGGTTGCAAGGGATGATTAATGACCTAATGCAAAGAGTTGACAAGGCTTATGACACGAAACCGGCTGTTCCAAGCATCGATAAAATTAAAAAGTTATTAGCAAAAAGAGATGAAAATACCATTTCACGATTGATTTCCTTGGCTGAAAACAACCCCAAAAAATTCAAGGAAATATATAAAGCCATCGCAAGTCAATCTAAGATTCCGGTGCTGGGGATTACCGGCACAGGAGGGGCAGGCAAATCAAGTCTTGTGGACGAATTTGTGCGAAGATACCTCAATGATTTTCCCAATAAAACTATTGCAATAGTTTCGGTTGATCCTAGCAAGAGAAAGACCGGTGGTGCATTGTTAGGTGACAGAATCAGAATGAATTCCATCAACGATGAACGTGTATTCATGCGTTCTATGGCAACACGTCAAAGCAATCTTTCTTTGAGTCAACATGTGGATGATGCTATAGAGGTGCTCAAGAGTGCTCATTTTGATTTGATTATTCTGGAAACATCCGGAATCGGACAATCGGGCAGTGAAATTACAGAACATGCCGATGTGGCTCTGTATGTGATGACTCCTGAATATGGTGCTGCTTCTCAACTGGAGAAGATTGATATGCTTGACTTTGCCGATGTGATTGCATTGAATAAATTTGACAAGAAAGGTGCTTTGGATGCACTCAGAGATGTTAAAAAACAATTCCAAAGAAACCATAAACTATTTCATGCAAAACCGGAGGATATGCCGGTGTTTGGCACTATTGCTTCACAATTTAACGATCCGGGTATGAATAACCTCTATCACAGTTTGATTACTGTGATTGAAAAGAAGACAGGCGCCAAATTTGGTTCAGGAGTGGCGCTAACACAAGAATCTTCGGAAAAGGTATATATCATACCACCCAATAGAACCCGTTATTTGAGCGAAATTACCGAAAACAACAGAAATTATAACAACACTGCAAAAGTACAGTCTGGGTTTGCCGGTAGGTTGTATGGGTTGTACCAAGCTGTGCTGAGTTTTGGTGGAGATGATTTGCTCACAAACCCTAATTACAAAGGCTCTGATGATATTTTGAAGAAATTAGTAGCTCAGTTTCACAAAGAAAAAAAGAACTTAAATCCACATAATTGGGACATTATTGTTCAATGGGCTAAAAAAGTACAAGCCTTTAAGGACGAATATTTTGTTTTCCAGGTTCGCGATAAAAAAATTAAAATTCAGACTCATACAGAGTCTCTTTCACATTCTCAGATACCGAAAATTGCAGTTCCACGCTTCAGCAGTTGGGGCGATATCGTGTTTTGGGTATTGACTGAAAATTTTCCCGGAGAATTTCCATACGCTGCAGGGATTTATCCTTTTAAGAGAGAAGGCGAAGACCCAACCAGAATGTTTGCCGGAGAAGGCGGTCCGGAAAGAACCAACAAGCGTTTCCATTATGTAAGCAAGGGAATGCCGGCAAAACGACTTTCAACAGCTTTTGACTCTGTTACCTTGTATGGCAGAAACCCTGATTTGCGTCCTGATATTTATGGCAAAATTGGAAATGCAGGTGTGAGTATCTGTTGTTTGGATGATGCCAAAAAACTCTATAGCGGTTTTGATCTCGCCAATCCAAAAACTTCTGTTTCAATGACTATCAACGGACCCGCGCCTATGTTGCTTTCTTTCTTTATGAATGCCGCCATAGACCAGCAATGTGAACTTTATATCAAAGAAAACGGTCTTGAGAAAGAGATAAAGAAGAAGATAGAAAAACTATATAAAGGCTATGGGCAGCCCATTCCTCAATACCAAGGAGAATTGCCCGAAGGTAATGACGGACTTGGTTTGATGCTGCTCGGGGTAACGGGCGATCAGGTGTTGCCAAAAGAGGTTTATGGAAAAATCAAAGCTCAAACATTGGCACAAGTGCGCGGAACTGTTCAAGCAGATATTTTGAAAGAAGACCAAGCACAAAACACATGTATTTTTAGTACTGAATTTGCCCTGCGACTTATGGGAGATGTACAGGAATATTTTATCAAAAAGTCAATCAGAAACTTTTATTCCGTTTCAATTTCCGGATACCACATTGCAGAAGCAGGAGCAAACCCCATTACCCAGCTTGCATTCACCCTTTCCAATGGTTTTACTTATGTAGAATATTATCTGTCAAGGGGGATGAATATTGATGATTTTGGACCTAACTTATCTTTCTTTTTCAGTAATGGAATTGACCCTGAATATGCTGTAATTGGGCGCGTGGCAAGAAGGATTTGGGCAAAAGCAATGAAAATGAAATATGGTGCAGACCCTCGTTCTCAAATGCTCAAGTATCATATCCAAACCAGTGGTCGCTCATTACATGCACAAGAAATTGATTTTAACGACATTCGAACCACATTGCAAGCACTTTACGCTATATATGATAACTGTAATTCATTACACACCAATGCCTATGATGAAGCTATCACTACCCCTACCGAAGAGTCTGTGCGTAGGGCTATGGCAATTCAGTTGATTATTAATAGAGAATTAGGTTTGGCTAAGAATGAAAATCCACTTCAAGGTTCGTTCATCATAGAAGAGTTGACAGACCTTGTGGAAGAGGCTGTATATGCTGAGTTTGATAGGATTACAGATAGAGGGGGAGTGCTCGGAGCTATGGAAACGATGTATCAGCGCAGTACGATTCAAGAAGAGAGTTTGTATTATGAAAGATTAAAACAGACCGGTGAATTTCCGATTATTGGTGTCAATACATTCTTGAGCAGCAAGGGGTCGCCTACTGTTGTCCCAAAAGAAGTTATTAGAGCCACACAAGAAGAAAAGGATTATCAAATAGCAATGCTTGAAAATCTGCATAAACGCAATGAGAAATTGACCGGAGTAGCCTTAAAGAAATTGCAATCTGCTGCAATCCACAACCAAAATATTTTTGCGGAATTGATGGAAGCAGGTAAAATATGCTCTTTGGGACAAATAACCGATGCTTTGTTCAATGTAGGCGGACAATATAGACGAAGCATGTAG
- a CDS encoding transglycosylase domain-containing protein, producing MKKVLLILWISLAGSIVFGFLFMFGISQGMLGKMPDIIELENPKSEIASEIYAEDGVVLGKYFYKNRSNVSHAQISHFMYDALIATEDIRFAKHAGIDFRSLARAIASAGGSGGGSTITQQLAKNLFHDPDYSNKLKRVIQKLKEWIIAVELERAYTKDEIITMYLNTVQFSGHSYGIKSAAKEFFNKEPIDLNVEESAVLVGVLKAISKYSPKTNPDNSLKRRNVVLSQMAKYKFVTHEAFDSLKTLPIVLDYVEDSHNDGLAPYFREYMKRILIPWCKEKGLDLYKDGLKIYTTVNSRMQEHAEQAVRSHLATLQEDFYKSWGNRVPWRTETWAELKSFPEMEAKKTDRYRSLRAEFDGDSALIWKEMHKPVKMTLFSWQGEKDTIMSPLDSVKYYAQFLQTGFIAIDPHSGQIKAWVGGINHKYFQYDHVNKSATRQVGSTFKPLFYASSLYLGADPCEYFPREQTTFFIEGAQTWSPKNSDGSSGGFMNMSMGLAQSDNLYTAQLMKSLGESGPQNVVDFVRKMGIDSAKLQAVYSICLGVCDISVMEMASAFSVFANKGTWIEPTFITRIEDKNGNVLAEFAPTKINQVLTEEKAYTIFKFLEGAVNYGTGARLRGRYKIAGTIGGKTGTTQSNSDGWFMGVTRDLVTATWVGCDSRAVRFRSTNLGQGANSALPIFANFIKAVLVDNELDIRLDPLDVPDLGGKKPLWECAPKQESDLQLPKLGF from the coding sequence TTGAAAAAAGTACTTTTAATATTGTGGATTTCTCTTGCCGGTTCCATTGTATTTGGCTTTCTATTTATGTTTGGAATCAGTCAAGGCATGTTGGGGAAAATGCCTGATATCATTGAGCTTGAAAACCCTAAAAGTGAAATCGCATCCGAAATTTATGCTGAGGACGGAGTTGTGTTAGGTAAATATTTTTATAAAAACCGCTCCAACGTCTCTCATGCACAAATCAGTCATTTTATGTATGATGCCCTTATTGCTACTGAGGATATTCGTTTTGCAAAACATGCGGGTATCGATTTCAGAAGTTTGGCGCGTGCCATTGCAAGTGCCGGTGGCTCAGGTGGCGGCAGTACAATTACGCAACAGTTGGCGAAAAATCTTTTTCATGATCCCGATTATAGCAATAAACTCAAGAGGGTTATCCAAAAACTCAAAGAGTGGATTATAGCGGTTGAATTGGAAAGGGCATATACCAAAGACGAGATCATCACTATGTATCTCAATACTGTTCAATTCTCAGGTCATTCTTACGGTATCAAATCTGCCGCTAAAGAATTTTTTAATAAGGAACCCATTGATTTGAATGTTGAAGAATCAGCAGTTCTGGTAGGAGTGCTCAAAGCAATTTCAAAATATAGTCCCAAAACCAATCCTGACAACTCTCTCAAACGAAGGAATGTCGTGCTGTCGCAAATGGCAAAATATAAATTTGTGACACACGAAGCTTTTGACAGTTTAAAAACCTTGCCTATTGTTTTAGACTATGTTGAAGATTCACACAATGATGGATTGGCGCCCTATTTTAGAGAGTATATGAAAAGAATCCTGATTCCTTGGTGTAAAGAAAAAGGTTTGGATTTGTATAAAGACGGATTGAAAATCTATACTACTGTGAACTCACGTATGCAGGAGCATGCGGAACAAGCTGTTAGATCCCACTTGGCTACTTTGCAAGAAGATTTTTATAAAAGTTGGGGCAATAGAGTACCATGGCGGACTGAAACATGGGCTGAACTTAAAAGCTTTCCTGAAATGGAGGCTAAAAAGACAGACAGGTATAGGAGTTTGCGTGCGGAATTTGATGGTGATTCTGCTTTGATTTGGAAGGAAATGCACAAACCGGTGAAGATGACACTGTTTTCTTGGCAAGGTGAAAAAGATACCATTATGAGTCCATTGGATTCTGTTAAATACTATGCGCAATTCTTGCAAACAGGATTTATTGCTATTGACCCGCACTCAGGTCAAATCAAAGCATGGGTGGGCGGAATCAATCATAAATACTTCCAATATGACCATGTGAATAAGAGTGCTACAAGACAGGTTGGTTCTACTTTTAAGCCACTTTTCTATGCTTCTTCACTTTATCTGGGAGCAGACCCATGCGAGTATTTTCCTCGAGAACAAACTACTTTCTTTATTGAAGGAGCTCAAACTTGGTCGCCCAAAAACTCTGATGGAAGCAGTGGAGGGTTCATGAATATGTCCATGGGGCTGGCTCAATCAGATAATCTATATACAGCACAGTTGATGAAGAGTTTAGGAGAATCAGGCCCTCAGAATGTCGTTGATTTTGTACGCAAAATGGGCATTGACAGTGCGAAGTTGCAAGCTGTTTATTCTATATGTCTGGGGGTGTGTGACATTTCCGTAATGGAGATGGCGAGTGCGTTCAGTGTGTTTGCTAACAAAGGAACATGGATTGAACCCACGTTTATTACCCGAATTGAAGACAAAAATGGCAATGTGCTTGCTGAGTTTGCCCCCACTAAGATTAATCAAGTATTGACCGAAGAAAAGGCTTACACTATTTTCAAATTCTTGGAAGGTGCTGTTAACTATGGTACCGGAGCCAGACTAAGGGGGAGGTATAAAATTGCAGGTACTATCGGGGGCAAGACCGGAACTACGCAGAGCAATTCTGACGGTTGGTTTATGGGAGTAACCCGAGACCTTGTTACTGCTACTTGGGTGGGGTGCGACAGCAGAGCAGTGCGATTCAGAAGTACTAATTTGGGACAAGGAGCAAACTCCGCCTTACCTATATTTGCTAACTTTATCAAAGCAGTTCTGGTTGACAATGAACTTGATATTAGACTTGACCCTCTTGATGTACCTGATTTAGGTGGTAAAAAGCCTTTGTGGGAATGTGCCCCAAAACAGGAAAGTGACCTTCAACTTCCCAAACTCGGTTTTTGA